A stretch of Aedes aegypti strain LVP_AGWG chromosome 2, AaegL5.0 Primary Assembly, whole genome shotgun sequence DNA encodes these proteins:
- the LOC5572441 gene encoding cytochrome P450 9e2 has protein sequence MILLLLVVAVGYLIYRWSVATFDYFEKLNVPFLKPYPFFGALWPSLKGEKSPTDATAEGYRLFPGNRFSGFFSFREPGYLIHDPELIKQIAIRDFDHFTDHANNVPLEVDPFLGRGLFFTGGQRWKHGRTALSPAFTGSKMRNMFQLLSSYTDGAMKRLVKDAAGGKLEREMKDLFQRLGNDVMTSISLGFDTDSVHDPDNEFFQYGKRLSRTSGLQGLRFFVLTLLPENILKVIGIRIIPSDIANFYNEVVIKVIKERLEKNIVRPDFIHLMLQARKNELKADKTDEFLNDAGFSTVKEHLQSSAKNQIEWSDYDIAATSASFFFGGIESTTTLVCFALYEIALNHDVQQKLRAEVDATKLSLGDAKLTYESMQQMKYMDMVITETLRKWPPFGVTNRRCTKAYSLENANGTKVTVHKGQVIFIPIYEIQRDAQYYPNPERFDPERFSDQNRGNLNQDTYLPFGIGPRNCIGSRLTLMQAKCYLFYMLTCFEIQLSTKTDVPMQLDARSSALNAKNGFWMQLIPRGV, from the exons ATGATTTTGCTCTTGCTGGTGGTTGCAGTAGGTTATCTTATCTACCGCTGGAGCGTGGCAACCTTCGACTACTTTGAAAAGTTGAATGTACCGTTTCTCAAACCGTATCCCTTCTTTGGGGCACTATGGCCGTCCTTAAAAGGAGAAAAATCTCCAACGGATGCCACGGCGGAGGGATATCGGCTGTTCCCGGGAAATcgtttctcaggattcttctcatTCCGCGAGCCAGGATATCTGATTCATGATCCAGAGCTGATCAAGCAAATTGCCATTCGGGATTTCGATCACTTTACGGATCATGCAAATAACGTGCCTTTGGAAGTAGATCCCTTTTTGGGAAGAGGACTATTTTTCACCGGTGGACAACGATGGAAACATGGTCGAACGGCACTCAGCCCGGCATTCACTGGAAGTAAAATGCGGAATATGTTTCAATTGCTGAGCAGTTATACCGATGGCGCGATGAAACGCTTGGTGAAAGATGCAGCTGGAGGAAAACTGGAGAGAGAAATGAAGGATTTGTTTCAAAG ATTGGGAAATGATGTGATGACATCGATTTCCTTAGGCTTTGACACTGACTCCGTTCATGATCCGGACAACGAGTTCTTTCAGTATGGAAAGCGTTTGTCAAGGACCTCGGGCTTACAAGGACTACGGTTTTTCGTATTGACGCTCCTACCggaaaatatattgaaagtaaTTGGGATACGGATTATTCCTTCGGACATTGCGAATTTCTATAACGAAGTTGTTATAAAAGTTATAAAAGAGCGCTTGGAGAAGAACATTGTTCGACCGGATTTCATTCATCTTATGTTGCAAGCTCGGAAAAATGAGTTGAAAGCTGATAAAACAGACGAATTTCTGAACGACGCAGGCTTCTCAACAGTCAAAGAACATTTACAATCCTCAGCGAAAAATCAGATCGAGTGGTCTGACTACGATATTGCAGCTACTTCGGCGTCGTTCTTTTTTGGCGGAATTGAGTCTACAACCACTTTGGTGTGTTTCGCCTTATATGAAATAGCTTTGAACCATGATGTTCAACAGAAGCTGAGAGCTGAGGTCGATGCGACTAAACTTTCACTTGGGGATGCTAAACTGACTTACGAATCGATGCAGCAAATGAAATACATGGATATGGTGATCACTGAAACACTAAGGAAATGGCCTCCATTTGGAGTCACCAACCGGCGTTGCACGAAGGCTTATAGTTTAGAAAACGCCAACGGCACCAAGGTAACGGTACATAAAGGCCAAGTAATATTCATCCCGATCTACGAAATCCAACGAGATGCGCAGTACTACCCGAACCCAGAAAGATTTGATCCGGAGCGGTTTTCCGATCAAAATCGGGGCAACCTCAACCAGGACACATACCTTCCCTTTGGAATTGGACCACGGAACTGTATCGGGTCGAGATTAACTCTGATGCAGGCCAAGTGTTATCTGTTTTACATGTTGACGTGCTTTGAAATTCAGTTGTCTACAAAGACCGATGTGCCGATGCAGCTGGATGCGCGTTCCTCTGCACTCAACGCCAAAAATGGGTTTTGGATGCAATTGATTCCACGAGGTGTATAA